The following are from one region of the Candidatus Marsarchaeota archaeon genome:
- a CDS encoding TSUP family transporter has protein sequence MMLLYELAVFFIAALGISIIGNIVGIGGGVFLMVIFLFAFKLSPVFAGGLSLVTIIASTAAGSVFNSKEGAISRSLFYAVAIAASLGAIAGSVTSYFVPIKSFDVVFGAIIFLVGLFSLVSTRLEVKRNRSKSYIRRSFADYARSKASMRSITSLHVGKDVYAISFIAGIISGLFGIGIGGIMGTFLTAIKHVQPKVAFSTIVAAMIATSVVGAVVHFIKPGVELSELWLAVPLILGAVIGGATGAKVSEKINFTHLRSFQASVVMFFGALSLLIGLLSYIAA, from the coding sequence ATGATGCTCTTATACGAGCTTGCAGTATTCTTTATCGCTGCCCTGGGCATAAGCATAATAGGAAACATCGTAGGCATAGGCGGTGGCGTTTTCCTAATGGTAATATTCCTATTCGCCTTCAAGCTGAGCCCCGTATTCGCAGGCGGATTAAGCCTTGTAACAATAATAGCCAGCACGGCTGCAGGATCGGTCTTCAACAGCAAGGAAGGAGCAATAAGCAGGAGCCTGTTCTATGCAGTGGCCATAGCGGCGTCATTGGGAGCAATAGCCGGCTCCGTAACGAGCTATTTCGTGCCTATAAAGTCTTTCGATGTGGTATTCGGTGCGATAATATTCTTGGTGGGCCTTTTTTCGTTGGTTTCTACAAGGCTTGAGGTAAAGCGCAACAGATCAAAAAGCTACATACGCAGGAGCTTTGCGGACTATGCGAGGAGCAAGGCTTCAATGCGCAGCATAACCTCATTGCACGTAGGCAAGGACGTATACGCCATCTCTTTCATAGCAGGCATAATATCCGGCCTTTTCGGCATAGGAATAGGCGGAATCATGGGCACCTTCCTGACTGCAATAAAGCATGTGCAGCCAAAAGTTGCCTTCTCGACCATCGTCGCTGCAATGATAGCAACATCGGTTGTAGGCGCTGTGGTCCATTTCATAAAGCCAGGGGTAGAGTTATCCGAACTGTGGCTTGCCGTCCCGCTGATACTGGGAGCAGTGATAGGAGGCGCCACTGGCGCAAAGGTTTCTGAAAAGATAAATTTCACGCATTTGAGGAGCTTTCAGGCAAGCGTGGTAATGTTTTTCGGGGCATTGTCATTGCTGATCGGCCTGCTGTCATACATCGCTGCATAA
- a CDS encoding tyrosine--tRNA ligase: MDVESKIAVLKSFAAEIVTEQELEELLGSNAHPLVYDGFEPSGLAHLPFGIYRSKNIKKMLDIGMKFNIYIADYFAFVNKKMGGNIDHIRDVGRYFIEVWKAAGIDSSKVNIVWSKDLMNDFGYWECFMTAGKQISLDRVRRATTIMGRKEGEALEAAQLFYPVMQVTDVIRMGIDICQLGMDQRKANMLAREVTKKLGLKVPVAVHHKYILGLKGAPKNLMSMSDDEAISYKMSKSDPKSSILVHDSEETIKEKVMSAYCPERVIEGNPMFDYLENLIVDDKGAPIRIERSEKYGGPIEAKDYEELERLYREGKVHPYDLKMYVAEALNVLVKPIREHFEKNKAAKELYEKVKSYQITR; the protein is encoded by the coding sequence ATGGATGTCGAATCAAAAATAGCAGTATTGAAGAGCTTTGCAGCTGAAATAGTGACGGAGCAGGAGCTTGAAGAGCTGCTTGGCTCAAACGCGCATCCGCTCGTGTACGACGGCTTCGAGCCTTCCGGCCTTGCGCATCTTCCATTCGGCATCTACAGGTCCAAGAACATAAAAAAGATGCTTGACATAGGCATGAAGTTCAACATTTACATTGCGGACTATTTTGCATTTGTTAACAAGAAGATGGGCGGAAACATAGACCACATACGCGATGTGGGCAGATACTTTATAGAAGTATGGAAGGCCGCAGGGATAGATAGCAGCAAGGTGAACATAGTTTGGTCAAAGGATCTTATGAACGATTTCGGGTACTGGGAGTGCTTCATGACCGCAGGAAAGCAGATATCCCTTGACAGGGTGAGGCGCGCGACAACCATAATGGGCAGGAAGGAAGGCGAAGCCCTGGAAGCCGCACAGCTATTCTACCCCGTAATGCAGGTGACTGACGTAATAAGGATGGGCATTGACATATGCCAGCTAGGTATGGACCAGCGAAAGGCAAACATGCTTGCAAGGGAGGTTACAAAAAAACTTGGCCTTAAAGTGCCGGTCGCAGTGCACCACAAGTATATACTTGGCCTAAAGGGTGCGCCCAAAAACCTTATGTCCATGAGCGACGACGAAGCCATTTCATACAAGATGTCAAAGTCAGATCCGAAAAGCAGCATACTGGTACATGATTCTGAGGAAACAATAAAAGAAAAGGTCATGTCGGCATATTGCCCTGAGCGCGTCATAGAGGGCAATCCCATGTTTGATTATCTGGAAAACCTGATAGTGGATGACAAAGGCGCCCCGATAAGGATTGAACGCTCCGAGAAGTATGGCGGGCCAATCGAGGCAAAGGATTACGAAGAACTAGAAAGGCTTTACAGGGAGGGCAAAGTGCACCCATATGACCTTAAAATGTACGTGGCTGAGGCATTGAATGTACTTGTCAAGCCGATAAGGGAGCATTTCGAAAAGAACAAGGCTGCAAAAGAACTGTACGAAAAGGTTAAATCTTACCAGATAACGCGCTGA
- a CDS encoding chlorite dismutase family protein → MENLISEVLSYSMDSTWWALNANKRKEVLENAALLLSSWKRKSNAAKAGIYASLRHDSDLIVWLMAPEAESILNAKAQIEKLFSKYGTHADGFLSVYAQGKERLPTKQHRYFVAYPMSKLPEWYLLGESERKAIVAEHVKIAVNSSHNNGVISYTTESFGIGDNEFVVIYELKDLPSWVSVTKELRSARARKWISNESPILVGANDLSALWCK, encoded by the coding sequence ATGGAAAATCTCATTTCGGAAGTGCTCTCCTATTCGATGGATAGCACATGGTGGGCGCTGAATGCCAACAAAAGAAAAGAAGTGCTCGAAAACGCTGCATTGCTGCTTTCATCATGGAAGCGGAAGAGCAATGCGGCAAAGGCAGGCATCTACGCTTCGCTTAGGCACGATTCAGACCTGATAGTTTGGCTTATGGCCCCTGAAGCGGAGTCAATCCTCAATGCAAAGGCGCAGATTGAAAAGCTGTTTTCGAAATATGGCACACACGCTGACGGATTCCTTTCAGTATATGCGCAGGGAAAGGAGCGCCTGCCTACAAAACAGCACCGTTACTTTGTTGCCTACCCGATGAGCAAGCTTCCGGAATGGTACCTGCTTGGCGAATCGGAGCGGAAAGCCATAGTGGCTGAGCATGTGAAAATTGCGGTTAACAGCAGCCATAACAACGGTGTTATCTCTTATACAACTGAATCTTTCGGAATAGGCGACAATGAATTTGTGGTTATCTATGAGCTCAAGGACCTTCCCAGTTGGGTCAGCGTCACTAAGGAGCTCAGAAGCGCAAGGGCCAGGAAGTGGATAAGCAACGAATCGCCAATATTGGTTGGCGCCAATGATCTAAGCGCATTGTGGTGCAAGTGA
- the hemH gene encoding ferrochelatase, protein MYGVLLMAYGTPQGLNGISDYYTNIMKGKSPTKEQLKRLTDRYKAIGGKSPLLEVTRSQAEKLQKKIARSDSETKVFYGMKYSKPYVYDALLEAKSFDVDKLICIPIAPFYSAIGTGSYYEHVDNALAALSYKPALIKVASWNLQTGLIKAWTDCVSALKLGKSDVMVFTAHSMPATKRDDLSVYRKQILQTCNAVQSSFGNRWALSFQSAADMPGNWIGPDAGTQISGLARNGVKSIAIIPIGFVADNLETMYDVGIAYKALAEGLGMKCKISGMPNDSEGIIDALYGVYADAIRRF, encoded by the coding sequence ATGTACGGAGTATTGCTGATGGCTTATGGAACGCCCCAAGGGTTGAATGGCATAAGCGACTATTATACAAACATAATGAAAGGCAAAAGCCCCACTAAAGAGCAGCTTAAGCGCCTTACTGACAGGTATAAGGCCATCGGAGGCAAATCGCCGCTGCTGGAAGTTACAAGAAGCCAGGCCGAAAAGCTTCAGAAAAAGATTGCACGTTCAGATTCTGAGACCAAGGTTTTCTACGGCATGAAGTATTCAAAGCCTTACGTGTACGATGCGCTTTTGGAAGCAAAGTCCTTTGACGTGGACAAGCTGATATGCATTCCCATAGCGCCGTTCTACTCTGCAATAGGCACTGGAAGCTATTATGAGCATGTGGACAATGCGCTTGCGGCTTTGAGCTACAAGCCGGCGCTAATCAAGGTAGCCTCATGGAACTTGCAAACAGGCTTAATAAAGGCATGGACCGACTGCGTTTCGGCATTGAAGCTTGGAAAGAGCGACGTAATGGTCTTCACCGCACACAGCATGCCTGCCACAAAACGCGATGACCTGTCAGTGTACAGGAAGCAGATCCTTCAGACATGCAATGCTGTCCAAAGCAGTTTCGGAAACCGATGGGCATTGAGCTTCCAAAGCGCTGCGGACATGCCTGGCAATTGGATAGGGCCTGATGCAGGCACCCAGATAAGCGGCCTTGCGCGCAACGGCGTGAAAAGCATTGCAATAATACCGATAGGCTTTGTCGCGGACAACCTTGAAACGATGTATGATGTTGGCATTGCCTACAAGGCCCTTGCGGAAGGCCTTGGAATGAAGTGCAAGATTTCAGGAATGCCAAACGATTCGGAAGGGATAATAGATGCACTTTATGGCGTGTATGCAGATGCGATCAGGCGCTTCTAG
- the hemE gene encoding uroporphyrinogen decarboxylase: MEARDSIFMRACFGKSVERHPVWFMRQAGRYLPGYNQIKNGINVLDIQANPVAASRITMLPIEMLGVDAAILYADIMIPLKASGYDVRIEESIGPVMGRLIESADELKELSQFKCEYNAPYVLKNIEAVKSALPASIPLIGFAAGPFTLLSYVFEGRPSRTFERCIGLMRNSQREWHKAMSFATEMTLGYLHSQIRAGADAVQLFDSWAGLLPKELYVKHVMPYAKLVFEGLPSNVPKIYFSSRTGGFLKEFSGLGCNAISIGSDISIGEAIEAIGDKVAIQGNLSPELAVKGGDEMVRATKDILEAAGDRYGFIFNLGHGVLKETPYQNLKQVVEIVKSTQIKARSA, encoded by the coding sequence ATGGAAGCGAGGGACAGCATATTTATGCGTGCATGCTTCGGCAAGAGCGTTGAAAGGCATCCGGTATGGTTTATGCGCCAGGCAGGGCGCTATCTTCCAGGATACAACCAGATAAAAAATGGCATAAACGTGCTCGATATACAAGCAAATCCTGTCGCTGCATCTAGGATAACCATGCTGCCGATAGAAATGCTTGGAGTAGACGCCGCGATATTATACGCAGACATAATGATACCGCTTAAGGCATCCGGCTATGACGTTAGGATTGAGGAAAGCATAGGCCCGGTAATGGGCAGGCTTATCGAGAGCGCAGATGAACTCAAGGAATTGTCGCAGTTTAAATGCGAGTACAACGCACCGTATGTGCTCAAAAACATCGAGGCGGTAAAATCGGCGTTGCCGGCTTCAATACCATTGATAGGCTTCGCTGCAGGGCCTTTTACCCTGCTCAGCTACGTTTTTGAGGGCAGGCCTTCCAGGACCTTCGAACGCTGCATAGGGCTCATGCGGAACAGCCAGAGGGAATGGCACAAGGCTATGTCATTTGCTACGGAAATGACGTTGGGCTATTTGCATTCCCAGATACGTGCAGGCGCAGATGCGGTGCAGCTATTTGACAGCTGGGCAGGCCTGCTCCCGAAAGAATTATACGTAAAGCACGTAATGCCTTATGCCAAGCTTGTATTTGAAGGGCTGCCATCAAACGTTCCGAAAATATACTTTTCTTCGCGAACAGGAGGATTTTTGAAGGAATTCTCAGGCCTCGGATGCAACGCAATAAGCATAGGGTCTGACATCAGCATTGGCGAAGCTATCGAAGCAATAGGCGATAAAGTAGCAATACAGGGCAACCTGAGCCCAGAGCTTGCAGTGAAGGGCGGCGATGAAATGGTTCGCGCAACAAAAGATATCCTTGAAGCAGCAGGAGACAGATACGGATTCATCTTCAACCTTGGGCATGGTGTGCTTAAGGAAACGCCATACCAGAACCTTAAGCAGGTTGTTGAGATTGTCAAGTCAACGCAGATAAAAGCTAGAAGCGCCTGA
- a CDS encoding uroporphyrinogen-III synthase codes for MKGKKAVILLLRPEAESRGAIHMIRSSGLGVVAKEAIKIKCNSIDKEKLCAMASAAAYVIFSSRNAVHCMETSMPALKKCRSKVFASGTTTAGLLKGLGVRVAFAPRTGGISKIIARLLAERLKGKIVVVFGSNLSKNDYGAILARGATVEEAHIYDTLINKVELSPKELSSITHVMLFSPSEVEALRASIDARQIEALKSKTAICIGRATYDMAKSLFRIRKLTGSNTVEGALKMVNGG; via the coding sequence ATGAAGGGTAAAAAAGCGGTCATATTGTTGCTCAGGCCTGAAGCAGAGAGCCGCGGCGCCATCCATATGATAAGATCGTCAGGGCTTGGAGTCGTGGCAAAAGAGGCAATAAAAATAAAATGCAACAGCATCGACAAGGAAAAGCTATGCGCGATGGCTAGTGCAGCTGCATACGTAATATTTTCTTCCAGGAACGCTGTGCACTGCATGGAAACATCCATGCCTGCGCTTAAAAAATGCAGATCTAAGGTATTTGCAAGCGGCACAACCACCGCAGGGCTATTGAAGGGCTTAGGCGTGCGCGTTGCCTTTGCGCCGCGAACCGGCGGAATTTCGAAAATAATAGCCAGGCTTCTTGCCGAGAGATTAAAAGGCAAAATTGTTGTGGTATTCGGCAGCAATTTGAGCAAAAACGACTATGGTGCAATTCTTGCTCGCGGTGCAACAGTGGAGGAAGCCCATATATATGACACTTTGATCAACAAGGTTGAGCTTAGTCCCAAGGAGCTGTCAAGCATAACGCATGTTATGCTATTCAGCCCTTCAGAGGTGGAAGCGCTTAGGGCAAGCATTGACGCGCGGCAAATCGAGGCCCTGAAATCCAAAACGGCAATATGCATAGGCCGTGCAACGTATGACATGGCAAAAAGCCTTTTCAGGATCAGAAAGCTTACAGGCAGCAATACCGTAGAAGGAGCGCTAAAAATGGTAAATGGTGGGTAA
- a CDS encoding methionine--tRNA ligase subunit beta encodes MMHKKTKDIDSLMNDISEAESKDSAGTGESSIETLENAPYASESVEEHGRINFDKFNAVDLRVAKIIGVEKHPGTRKAMYKLTVDLGPLGIRTIVAGIADFYGRDELLGKKIIVVANLAPREIAGIVSDGMLLAAEDELNIALIVPDKDAAPGSRIH; translated from the coding sequence ATGATGCATAAAAAAACAAAGGACATTGACAGCTTAATGAATGATATAAGCGAGGCCGAAAGCAAGGACAGCGCTGGTACGGGCGAAAGCAGTATTGAAACGCTTGAAAACGCGCCTTATGCATCCGAGAGCGTTGAAGAGCATGGAAGAATCAACTTTGACAAGTTCAATGCGGTTGATTTAAGGGTTGCAAAGATAATAGGCGTGGAAAAGCACCCAGGCACCAGGAAAGCAATGTACAAGCTAACTGTAGATCTTGGGCCGCTTGGAATAAGAACCATAGTGGCTGGAATAGCAGACTTTTACGGAAGGGACGAACTTTTGGGCAAAAAAATAATAGTGGTTGCAAATCTGGCGCCAAGGGAGATTGCAGGGATCGTCTCGGATGGCATGCTTCTTGCAGCAGAGGACGAGCTCAATATAGCGCTTATAGTGCCCGACAAGGATGCAGCCCCAGGAAGCAGGATTCATTAA